From Pseudarthrobacter equi, a single genomic window includes:
- a CDS encoding uracil-DNA glycosylase family protein — MTALAPESLHEQLLNRRYEPNVAAVNELCDSLQDTRPGTVVPYVDPMHDVDECRIISLFSNIGEADSSGFISAGDQDAATRMLGIQWKLGLRPEYVMPWNVHPWHVPGEPNGKFTPDQIQAGLKPLLKFLALVPRASVIVAHGTEANRLANALLKTEVPLLWRRGLKTYKVRSLSGRAFAGSPARQEEFLQDMRTAYADAMARTGLQRA, encoded by the coding sequence ATGACCGCCCTTGCACCAGAATCCCTTCACGAACAGCTCCTGAACCGCCGCTACGAGCCCAACGTCGCCGCCGTCAACGAACTGTGCGATTCCCTGCAGGACACCAGGCCGGGCACGGTGGTGCCTTACGTCGACCCCATGCACGACGTTGACGAATGCCGCATCATCAGCCTGTTCTCCAACATCGGCGAGGCGGACAGCTCCGGCTTCATCTCCGCCGGTGACCAGGACGCTGCCACCCGCATGCTCGGCATCCAGTGGAAGCTGGGGCTGCGGCCCGAGTACGTCATGCCGTGGAACGTCCACCCCTGGCACGTCCCGGGCGAACCGAACGGCAAGTTCACCCCGGACCAGATCCAGGCCGGCCTCAAGCCGCTGCTCAAGTTCCTCGCCCTGGTCCCGCGCGCTTCGGTCATCGTGGCGCACGGCACCGAAGCCAACAGGCTGGCCAACGCGCTCCTGAAGACCGAGGTGCCGCTGCTGTGGCGCCGCGGCCTGAAGACCTACAAGGTGCGCTCCCTCAGCGGCCGCGCCTTCGCCGGTTCCCCGGCACGCCAGGAAGAGTTCCTCCAGGACATGCGCACGGCCTACGCAGACGCCATGGCCCGCACAGGCCTGCAGCGCGCATAA
- a CDS encoding M14 family zinc carboxypeptidase, with translation MHSKEVTHVKKSLATFRTLAVSGALALAVVAAPAPAIAVGEGPNYGGNGQITTSKLATYDQMVSFLKDQDAKQPAMELEVIGKTVKGRDIHLVKYISDPAKPTILYLTQQHGNEQLTTEGALEFVKHLGTGKSADILKGVNILVVPMLNADGAMGDVNFSLEDYIAKGDRNMTRFNATGVDLNRDHIAKIQPETQALHNNVMRKYRVDYMIDLHHQGTRAERDGKLVSGSILYPTTPNADPAVVERSKQLGAVVFDNVDSTGWGHLGKYQGGSAETISRNGISVEYGIATLLFEMRGMSDHYLDGYALGQRSNGYLIKQTVITLTSTAAAIADGSIADADTSFWDTLAEQTSRPAGEADDE, from the coding sequence ATGCACTCGAAAGAGGTAACGCACGTGAAGAAATCCCTGGCTACTTTTAGGACCCTAGCCGTTTCAGGGGCTTTGGCTCTGGCGGTTGTCGCCGCTCCTGCCCCGGCTATCGCTGTGGGGGAGGGCCCCAACTACGGCGGCAACGGCCAGATCACCACCTCGAAGCTGGCCACCTATGACCAGATGGTGTCGTTCCTGAAGGACCAGGACGCCAAACAGCCGGCCATGGAACTTGAGGTCATCGGCAAAACGGTCAAGGGCCGCGACATCCACCTGGTCAAGTACATCTCTGACCCGGCCAAGCCCACCATCCTCTACCTGACCCAGCAGCACGGCAACGAACAGCTCACCACAGAGGGTGCGCTGGAGTTCGTCAAGCACCTGGGCACCGGAAAATCGGCCGACATCCTCAAGGGCGTCAACATCCTGGTGGTTCCCATGCTCAACGCGGACGGCGCCATGGGTGACGTCAACTTCTCCCTGGAGGATTACATCGCCAAGGGTGACCGCAACATGACCCGCTTCAACGCCACGGGCGTGGACCTGAATCGAGACCACATTGCCAAAATCCAGCCGGAAACCCAGGCCCTGCACAACAACGTGATGCGCAAATACCGGGTGGACTACATGATCGACCTGCACCACCAGGGCACCCGGGCAGAACGCGACGGCAAACTGGTATCCGGCTCCATCCTGTACCCCACCACCCCCAACGCCGATCCCGCCGTCGTCGAACGGTCCAAGCAGCTGGGCGCCGTGGTCTTCGACAACGTCGACTCCACCGGCTGGGGCCACCTCGGCAAGTACCAGGGCGGCAGCGCCGAGACCATCAGCCGCAACGGCATCTCGGTGGAATACGGCATCGCCACCCTGCTCTTTGAGATGCGCGGCATGTCGGACCACTACCTCGACGGCTACGCGCTGGGACAGCGCAGCAACGGCTACTTGATCAAGCAGACCGTCATCACGCTGACGTCCACCGCCGCCGCCATCGCGGATGGTTCAATTGCCGACGCCGACACCTCCTTCTGGGACACCCTCGCCGAGCAGACCTCCCGCCCGGCAGGCGAGGCCGACGACGAGTAA
- a CDS encoding adenylosuccinate synthase gives MPAIVIVGAQWGDEGKGKATDLLGGRVDYVVKPNGGNNAGHTVVVGGEKYELKLLPAGILSPNAVPIIGNGCVVNLEALFQEIEGLQARGADTSKLRVSANAHLVAPYHQVLDKVTERFLGKRAIGTTGRGIGPAYMDKVARLGIRVQDVFDESILRQKVEGSLHQKNEVLVKIYNRRSVVVDEIVEYFLSFAERLRPLVIDSTLVLNTALDEGKVVLMEGGQATFLDVDHGTYPFVTSSNPTAGGASVGSGIGPTRISRSIGIIKAYTTRVGAGPFPTELFDEMGVYLQKTGGEFGVNTGRPRRCGWYDAVLARHASRVNGFTDYFVTKLDVLTGIEQIPVCVAYDVDGVRHDEMPMTQTEFHHAKPIFEYFDGWTEDITGARTLADLPENARNYVLALEKLSGTRFSAIGVGPDRDQTIVVNDLIND, from the coding sequence ATGCCAGCAATTGTGATCGTAGGAGCCCAGTGGGGCGACGAAGGAAAAGGCAAGGCCACCGACCTGCTGGGCGGCCGTGTTGACTACGTCGTCAAGCCCAACGGCGGCAACAACGCCGGGCACACCGTCGTCGTAGGCGGTGAAAAGTACGAACTCAAGCTGCTTCCGGCAGGCATTCTCAGCCCCAACGCAGTCCCCATCATTGGTAACGGCTGCGTGGTCAACCTTGAGGCCCTCTTCCAGGAAATCGAAGGCCTGCAGGCACGCGGTGCGGATACGTCCAAACTGCGCGTCTCCGCAAACGCCCACCTCGTGGCGCCGTACCACCAGGTCCTGGACAAGGTCACTGAACGCTTCCTTGGCAAGCGCGCCATCGGCACCACCGGGCGCGGCATCGGCCCCGCTTACATGGACAAGGTGGCCCGCCTGGGCATCCGCGTCCAGGACGTCTTCGACGAGTCCATCCTTCGCCAGAAGGTGGAGGGCTCGCTGCACCAGAAGAACGAGGTCCTGGTCAAGATCTACAACCGCCGAAGCGTTGTGGTCGATGAGATCGTCGAATACTTCCTGTCCTTCGCCGAGCGGCTCCGCCCGCTGGTCATCGACAGCACCCTGGTCCTGAACACTGCCCTGGACGAGGGAAAGGTAGTGCTGATGGAAGGCGGCCAGGCAACGTTCCTCGACGTCGACCACGGCACGTACCCGTTCGTCACCTCCTCCAACCCCACCGCTGGCGGCGCATCTGTGGGCTCGGGCATCGGTCCCACCCGCATCTCCCGCTCCATCGGCATCATCAAGGCCTACACCACCCGCGTGGGCGCAGGCCCGTTCCCCACCGAACTGTTTGATGAGATGGGCGTTTACCTGCAGAAGACCGGCGGTGAGTTCGGCGTCAACACGGGGCGCCCCCGCCGCTGCGGCTGGTACGACGCCGTCCTGGCCCGCCACGCGTCCCGCGTCAACGGCTTCACGGACTACTTCGTCACCAAGCTGGACGTCCTCACCGGCATCGAACAGATCCCGGTGTGCGTGGCTTACGACGTTGACGGCGTCCGGCACGACGAGATGCCGATGACGCAGACCGAGTTCCACCACGCCAAGCCCATCTTCGAATACTTCGACGGCTGGACCGAGGACATCACGGGTGCCCGCACCCTGGCAGACCTGCCGGAGAACGCGCGCAACTACGTCCTGGCGCTCGAGAAGCTGTCGGGGACGCGTTTCTCCGCTATTGGCGTGGGACCGGACCGGGACCAGACCATCGTGGTGAACGACCTCATCAACGACTAA
- a CDS encoding YegP family protein, which translates to MAGKFEVFLDPQSKFRFRLVGADGAVMAVSQAFNDKASVVVGIAAVRECAGTGLVTDLCPAGAQTPSVTVAAAAPATEPILDDRAVARLHAIATAKGLRRHADPAHWDRRRSRAELAN; encoded by the coding sequence ATGGCGGGCAAGTTCGAAGTTTTCCTTGATCCCCAGTCGAAGTTCAGGTTCAGGCTCGTGGGAGCGGACGGGGCGGTGATGGCGGTCTCGCAGGCCTTCAACGACAAAGCGTCCGTCGTGGTGGGGATCGCCGCGGTCCGGGAGTGCGCCGGGACCGGTTTGGTGACGGACCTGTGCCCTGCCGGAGCCCAAACGCCGTCGGTGACTGTCGCCGCAGCCGCTCCCGCCACCGAACCCATCCTCGATGACCGGGCGGTGGCCAGGCTTCATGCCATCGCCACGGCCAAGGGTCTTCGCCGCCACGCCGACCCCGCACACTGGGACCGGCGCCGGAGCCGGGCGGAACTGGCCAACTGA
- a CDS encoding RNA polymerase sigma factor: protein MTDALTDESLRDPDSGSSAFGVVYRTYASQVLGYFKARGAEDPEAAMQEVFLSVLPRLNSVNGGSAGLRTFIFSVAHARMVDDHRRQSRTPARLPFEPELDGRENPSAEAEALERMAPGEIVGLLESLQDEQREVLSLRLVAGLTVEQTAETMGKSAGAVKQLQRRGILKLREAAAVKEYLRP, encoded by the coding sequence GTGACCGATGCACTGACAGACGAGTCCCTGCGAGATCCAGATTCTGGTTCCTCAGCCTTCGGCGTCGTCTACCGGACGTATGCGTCACAGGTATTGGGCTATTTCAAAGCCCGTGGAGCCGAGGATCCGGAGGCAGCAATGCAGGAGGTCTTCCTTTCTGTTTTGCCACGCCTGAACTCAGTGAACGGCGGCAGCGCAGGCCTGCGCACGTTCATCTTCTCGGTGGCCCACGCCCGCATGGTTGACGACCACCGGCGGCAGAGCCGCACCCCGGCCAGGCTACCCTTCGAACCTGAACTGGACGGGCGGGAGAACCCGTCCGCTGAAGCGGAAGCGCTCGAACGGATGGCGCCAGGAGAAATCGTGGGGTTGCTGGAATCTTTGCAGGACGAGCAGCGGGAAGTGCTGTCACTGCGCTTGGTTGCCGGGCTCACCGTCGAACAAACAGCGGAAACCATGGGGAAGAGCGCAGGAGCTGTGAAGCAGCTGCAACGTCGCGGCATCCTCAAACTGCGCGAAGCTGCGGCAGTGAAGGAGTACCTGCGGCCATGA
- a CDS encoding CoA-binding protein, which yields MGHTNDPAVIESLMRTKGRWAIVGLTTNEWRSAYDVSLFIRDQLGMDIIPVNLAGDTVHGEPGYRTLAEIPAEKQPIDVVDCFVNSERVGKVVDEAIAVGAKAVWLQLGVIDEAAAERAKAAGLDVVMNSCPAQQAWKFKI from the coding sequence ATGGGCCACACGAACGATCCTGCAGTCATTGAAAGCCTCATGCGGACCAAAGGGCGGTGGGCCATCGTCGGCCTGACCACCAACGAGTGGCGCTCCGCCTACGACGTGTCCTTGTTCATCCGGGACCAGCTGGGCATGGACATCATCCCCGTCAACCTTGCCGGCGATACCGTGCACGGCGAACCGGGGTACCGCACCCTGGCGGAGATTCCGGCGGAAAAGCAGCCCATCGACGTCGTGGATTGCTTTGTGAACTCGGAGAGGGTTGGCAAGGTCGTGGACGAGGCGATCGCCGTCGGGGCCAAGGCTGTCTGGCTTCAGCTGGGCGTCATCGATGAAGCCGCCGCGGAACGCGCCAAGGCCGCTGGCCTGGACGTTGTGATGAACTCCTGCCCGGCCCAGCAGGCCTGGAAGTTCAAAATCTGA